CGAGGATCGGCATGCCATAGATCGGCGAAGTCTTGTCTGTCTTCGCGGCCGGATTGGTCACGTCGTTGGCGCCGATGACGAAGGCGACATCCGCCTGGGCGAATTCCGCATTGATGTCTTCGAGCTCGAAGACTTCGTCATATGGCACATTGGCTTCGGCGAGCAGCACGTTCATATGGCCGGGCATGCGGCCGGCGACAGGGTGGATCGCATATTTGACGTCGACGCCTCTCGCCTTCAGCTGGTCCGCCATTTCGCGCAAGGCATGCTGCGCTTGGGCGACCGCCATGCCATAGCCCGGCACGATGATGACCTTCGAGGCATTCTCCATGATGAAGGCGGCATCTTCCGCCGAGCCTTGTTTGACCGGACGTGTTTCGACCGCGCCGCCCGCCGCGGCCGTCTCGCCGCCGAAGCCGCCGAGAATGACCGAGATGAAGGAGCGGTTCATCCCCTTGCACATGATGTAGGAAAGAATCGCGCCGGACGAGCCGACAAGCGCGCCGGTGATGATGAGCGCGAGATTGCCGAGGGTGAAGCCGATGCCCGCCGCTGCCCAACCTGAATAGGAGTTGAGCATCGAGACGACGACCGGCATGTCGGCGCCGCCGATCGGAACGATGATGAGCACACCGAGCGCGAAGGCGAGCGCGGCGATCACCCAGAACAGCACGGCGCTCTGGCTGATGACGAACACCACCACCGTCAAAATGAGGAGCAGCGCGAGGCCGCCATTGATCGCATGGCGCTGCGGCAGCAGAATCGGCTTGCCGGACATGCGCCCGTCAAGCTTCAAAAAGGCGATGACCGAGCCGGTGAATGTGATGGCGCCGATCGCGACGCCGATCGACATTTCAATGAGGCTTTGGCCATGGATCGCGCCGGGCGTGCCGATGCCGAAAGCCTCCGGCGCATAGAGCGCGCCGGCCGCGACGAACACGGCGGCGAGGCCGACGAGCGCGTGGAAGGAGGCGACGAGCTGCGGCATCGCCGTCATCTGC
The window above is part of the Methylovirgula sp. HY1 genome. Proteins encoded here:
- a CDS encoding NAD(P)(+) transhydrogenase (Re/Si-specific) subunit beta produces the protein MNASLAALLYLVAGILFILALRGLSSPATSRRGNSFGMVGMAIAIVTTLAYQRPAGLGAWGLVVLGIAIGGGIGAWRARTVQMTAMPQLVASFHALVGLAAVFVAAGALYAPEAFGIGTPGAIHGQSLIEMSIGVAIGAITFTGSVIAFLKLDGRMSGKPILLPQRHAINGGLALLLILTVVVFVISQSAVLFWVIAALAFALGVLIIVPIGGADMPVVVSMLNSYSGWAAAGIGFTLGNLALIITGALVGSSGAILSYIMCKGMNRSFISVILGGFGGETAAAGGAVETRPVKQGSAEDAAFIMENASKVIIVPGYGMAVAQAQHALREMADQLKARGVDVKYAIHPVAGRMPGHMNVLLAEANVPYDEVFELEDINAEFAQADVAFVIGANDVTNPAAKTDKTSPIYGMPILDVEKAKTVLFIKRGMGSGYAGVENELFFKNNTMMLFGDAKKMVESILKALD